The following proteins are encoded in a genomic region of Bacteroidota bacterium:
- a CDS encoding nucleotidyl transferase AbiEii/AbiGii toxin family protein: protein MSIKLHYNTVSPLLKSTLRMLMDAPEFDSFRLVGGTALSLLRGHRMSVDIDLFTDALYGSVNFDVLENFLREKFTHIDPGGNNIVGMGKSYFAGHAENELLKIDLYYSTDPFIFPPVLSKGVRLASVAEIIAMKMDVIQRGGRKKDFWDIHELHEEYSFTGMLELHQQRYPYSHNRDLLIEKFTDFSAADNDFEPDCLRGKYWELIKLDLTDFKNTAR from the coding sequence ATGAGCATTAAACTTCATTATAATACCGTTTCGCCACTGCTGAAAAGTACGCTCCGCATGCTGATGGACGCACCGGAATTCGACTCATTCAGGCTTGTGGGAGGCACGGCATTGAGTTTACTGCGCGGACACAGAATGTCGGTTGATATTGATTTGTTTACGGATGCGCTGTACGGAAGTGTAAACTTTGATGTACTTGAAAATTTTCTGCGCGAGAAGTTTACACATATCGACCCGGGAGGTAACAATATTGTGGGGATGGGGAAGTCGTACTTTGCAGGGCATGCAGAAAACGAGTTGTTGAAAATTGATTTATACTATTCTACAGATCCATTCATATTTCCCCCTGTACTCTCAAAAGGAGTGAGGCTTGCAAGTGTAGCAGAAATCATTGCCATGAAGATGGACGTGATTCAGCGTGGCGGCAGGAAAAAAGATTTTTGGGATATCCATGAATTGCATGAAGAGTATTCCTTCACAGGCATGCTCGAACTGCATCAGCAGCGATATCCATATTCCCATAACCGGGATTTACTTATTGAAAAATTCACAGACTTTTCCGCAGCCGATAATGATTTTGAACCTGATTGTCTGCGCGGAAAGTATTGGGAGCTGATCAAACTGGATCTTACAGACTTCAAAAACACAGCCCGCTAA
- a CDS encoding plasmid maintenance system antidote protein, giving the protein MQTIKLSGIHPGIILDRELKKRKIAKGRFALSLQEFPQTITAITKGRRGMNTALALKIESALGFEEGYFMMLQVYYEIARLKREQAKTHPLTTKLRAVLFWDTRFDLIDWEKNKAAIIKRVFERGNDAEKQAIINYYGQTAIDSVLGKNEH; this is encoded by the coding sequence ATGCAAACAATCAAATTATCAGGTATTCATCCAGGTATTATTTTAGACCGGGAGCTGAAAAAGCGCAAAATAGCGAAAGGCCGTTTTGCGCTTTCGTTGCAGGAATTTCCTCAAACCATTACGGCTATTACCAAAGGCCGGCGAGGCATGAATACCGCGCTTGCCTTAAAAATAGAGTCGGCATTGGGTTTCGAGGAAGGTTACTTCATGATGCTTCAGGTCTATTATGAAATTGCCCGTTTAAAACGTGAGCAGGCAAAAACGCACCCGCTTACTACCAAACTCCGGGCTGTACTCTTTTGGGATACACGCTTTGATCTCATTGATTGGGAGAAAAACAAAGCGGCAATTATAAAACGTGTTTTTGAACGGGGTAATGATGCGGAAAAGCAAGCAATAATTAACTATTACGGGCAAACGGCCATTGATTCCGTGCTGGGGAAAAATGAGCATTAA
- a CDS encoding DoxX family protein: MNDKTKRIISIILGVVPSLMLLMSAAMKLAKAEPVFTGLTKAGFGDKILLLGLVELVSVALFLIPKTWKIGFLLLCGYLGGAMSIEIAGGQFPVAGVLLAVCWVSAYLRDRSMFAIG; encoded by the coding sequence ATGAACGATAAGACAAAACGAATCATATCAATCATATTGGGTGTAGTCCCCTCACTCATGCTGCTTATGAGTGCTGCAATGAAATTAGCAAAAGCCGAGCCGGTTTTTACCGGTTTAACAAAAGCAGGTTTTGGCGACAAGATACTGCTGCTTGGCCTTGTTGAGCTTGTGTCAGTGGCGCTTTTTCTGATTCCTAAAACATGGAAAATTGGCTTTCTGCTTTTGTGCGGCTATCTCGGTGGAGCCATGTCAATTGAAATTGCCGGTGGTCAGTTTCCGGTTGCAGGCGTATTGCTGGCAGTGTGCTGGGTTTCGGCCTACCTGCGTGATCGCAGCATGTTTGCAATAGGGTGA